Genomic window (Sinorhizobium sojae CCBAU 05684):
GACGCCGCCGGATTTCTTGATTTCCAGCATCTCGAACGGTGCTTCCTTGGGGCCGCTCATCCCGGGCGAACCCATGGGCATGCCGGGGAGTGTGACGCCTTTAATGTTGGGACGTTCGGTCAACAGCTTGTTAATCGTGCCGATCGGCACGTGGCCGCTCACCACATAGCCGTCGATCATTGATAGATGGCAGCCTTGAACGTCGTCCGGAACGCCAGCTTCGCGGCTCATTTCGGCAAGGTCGTGCGTCGGCTTGACGGCCACGTTGAACCCGTTTTGGCGCAGATAATCGGCATAGCCCTCGCAGCAACCGCACTCCGGGTTCTTGTAAAGGGTTACGTCTTTTTCGCCTGCGAGCGCCGGAGTGACGCCAGACAGGATCGAGGTGAGGATAAGGCCTTTCAGAAGTGTGGACATTAGCTTCTCCTTTGGGATATCGGGCGCTCAGGCGACGCGGAAGGCAGCCATCATGCCGCCGGCATGGTGTTCGAGAATATGGCAATGAAACATCCAATCGCCGGGATTATCGGCAACGAAGGCGACTTCGACCTTCTCGCGCGGCGCAATCAGCACTGTGTCCTGCCATTCCCGGTGGCGAGTGGGTTGGCCGTTACGGGAAATCACCCGGAAAGAGTGACCATGCAAATGGATTGGATGATGCCACGCGGTGGCGTTCGTCATGGCGATGACGTGGGTCTTGTCCTTTGCAAGCGTCAGCGCCGGTCTCATGTCGTGACTGGCCTCATCAGCGGCGACACCATTGATGAACCAGGCGGCGCTGGAATTCATCATCCGCATCATCCCGGTCATCATCGAATTGCTGTCGCCCGTCATACCGCCAGACGCGCCTATGCCGTGCATGCTTTCACTCATGTCCTGCGCCACCATTTCGCCCATCATGCCGCCGGTGAAGACCACTTCGTGGCGCCTCGATGACTTGAGATCGGGCTCGGGCAATGCATTCGCCGGCAGCGCGATTGGCCACTCGGGCGCGCGTTCCCTCAGTGGCGTGTCACCGTAAACAAGATCGACGAGCTTATACTCCAGCCCTTCATAGAACTGGTCCGTGACCGAAGCTCGGCTGCCGGTTTTGCCGTTCATGTCGATGATCAGGTCGACGCGCATTGCCGGCCCAAGCACCACCAGGCCTTCGTCCGGCGCATGCGGCGTGACCGGTTGGCCATCGAGCGCTATTACGATCGGCTCGTGCCCCGCGAAATCGAGGCTGAAGATCCGGGCATTGGCGGCGTTGATCAGCCGCAGGCGGATGCGCTCGGATGTCGTGCCTGTTGCCAAAATCATTGCGGAGTTCGCCCGTTTTGGTCAGGCGCCAGTCACCTAGCATCCAGGTCAGGTCCCGGTCGACAAGCAGCGGTTCCGGCTCCTCGATGATCAACGGACCATGGAGCCCGCGCCCAACCTGCTCGAGACTTCTCTGGTGCGGGTGATACCAGTAGGTGCCGGCGTCGATCGCGTCGAACTCGTAGACAAATCGTTCACCCGCTCCAATGGGTTTCTGTGTAAGATGCGGCACGCCATCCATGGCATGCGGCACGCGCACCCCATGCCAATGAATGGTGGTTTCCTCTGTCAGGGCGTTCTCGACTGCGACCCGCAGTCGCTCTCCCTTGCGGA
Coding sequences:
- a CDS encoding DUF411 domain-containing protein; the protein is MSTLLKGLILTSILSGVTPALAGEKDVTLYKNPECGCCEGYADYLRQNGFNVAVKPTHDLAEMSREAGVPDDVQGCHLSMIDGYVVSGHVPIGTINKLLTERPNIKGVTLPGMPMGSPGMSGPKEAPFEMLEIKKSGGVGGVYARE
- a CDS encoding multicopper oxidase family protein; protein product: MILATGTTSERIRLRLINAANARIFSLDFAGHEPIVIALDGQPVTPHAPDEGLVVLGPAMRVDLIIDMNGKTGSRASVTDQFYEGLEYKLVDLVYGDTPLRERAPEWPIALPANALPEPDLKSSRRHEVVFTGGMMGEMVAQDMSESMHGIGASGGMTGDSNSMMTGMMRMMNSSAAWFINGVAADEASHDMRPALTLAKDKTHVIAMTNATAWHHPIHLHGHSFRVISRNGQPTRHREWQDTVLIAPREKVEVAFVADNPGDWMFHCHILEHHAGGMMAAFRVA